The genomic stretch GTGTACAAGCAAGTGGTGATCGTGGGTATTCGCCGTTCCGGTCCTATTGGTGCAGGCGATGCGAGCGATAAACACATGCTCAAGCAGCTTGTCGAGATCGGCAAAGGAGACAAAGACGCCCTAGCTTCACTCGAAGAGTTTGTCGATCAACCCTATATGATCCCTGTGGCATCAAACGATGAGCCGATGTTTCGTGCGGCAATCGCTGATGTAGAGGAACTTAGGCAAGACGTGACACACTCACCTGTCTTTAGCACCGTGGAGAAGATGATGGGAAGCACATCGTCACACGCATCCTTATCTACGCCTTTACTGCCGTTTCGACGCACGCATATGGCGACGTTAATGGCTGCAGGTGCTCTTAATTCGGCAGTGGGTATCGGAGACAACCGACATCTAGTCGTCGGTGTCACGAAAAAAACGATCGAATCAGTCATCGACGAAAACGATCCGACCAAGGAAATTCGGACGGAAGTGTACAAAACGGCCATTCGCTTATACAGCGCAGATGGTCGCATCACCGAACTCGAATAAGCAACACTCGTTCACGCGAGCAGCAACACTCCCTCGCGTGAATCGCGGGGGAGATCTAGATCAAACCCGCGAGGAGTGGTTCATTCATGAAAGAAATCACATGTAGTTCGCCCTATGAGAACATCACAGCTAAATGTCATCTCATGGTTTCAGAACAGATCCCAGGACAGCAAAAACCAAGGATCATAGCCGCTGGAATCATTGATGTAGATAGCGCTGCGAAAGCGATATCCGCGAAGATAGCCACAGGGAGACCTGTTCGCTACGGGGATGCGCAGATGGCTACGTGGCAAAAGAAACCAATGACCTGCGATACAGGTGGAGCCTATCGGTTCTTTCGCACAAACAACGGGAAAAAGGGTGCTGAAAGTAGCACACACGCGATGATCGTGCACAAACGCGTGATGGAGCAACGAGAAGAATTGGAACGGCAAAAAATCAAAGGGAATCGCATCCTCTTAGCACCAGACGGAGATCTTGTTTCACGCTTGGGGGATGTGTTACTCGATGAATTTGCTTTTCCTCATCTTCCAGAGTGGTTTCAGGCGATCTATGCAGAACTACAAAAGGAACGTTTACTTACAACGCTGGATGTGTGGACGGATCCAGACGTGGATGTCTGGCGAGATTTACAGGCGATCACGCTCTCCGATCAGCTCACCGATCGGCGTATGCAAGAAATCGTGTCTCGGTTGATCCAACAGGGGATTTTGAATATTCCAGAAGGTGTGACGGATGCACCCGCGATCACGGAAGACATAACGGATACCACGTCGTATTTGGCAGAGTATGCCCCACATTTGGCGACTCAAATCGAAGAAGTTGTTGAACCACTTCATGATTTGGATCGACCGCTTGAGAAGGCACTGGCCACCATGCAACGCGTACCGTTTCCTGCACAAGCACACACGATCCAAGCGTTGATTAACGGCATGGATCACGGAAAAAAAGCGGTGTTCTCCATTTCGGATATGGGCACAGGGAAAACGATTCAAGCACTGGGCGTAGCTAACGTTCTATGGCAACGTGCGAAAACAAGCGGAAAACAAGGCTTTGTGAGCTTTGTTCTCGCACCTGGTGTGACCATTCCTAAATGGGTCCGAGATGAAATCAAAGCGACATTGCCAGACGCCAAGATTCGTGTGCTAGAGAATTGGCATGATACGGTAGCTTGGATCGATGAGGTTCGCAGAAATAAATTTAAAAAAACAAACGGTCTTGAATTCGTGTTGATGGGCAAAGATGCCGCCAAACTAGGTGTCAAACGATTACCTACTTTACATTGGCGACGGGTCAGAGGCACGACACAGTATGACTGGCACTGCCCACATTGTGGGGAATTGGCGATCGCACTTGAAAACGAGGAAGGAAACAACGAGGACTTAGATGCACAACAAATCACGTGGAGCCGATGGGCTTTAGGTGACGCATCTACACAAGCCATGACGAAAGGGATTCCTTTTCGCGAAGCTAAAAGAATCATCCATTGTGCGCATTGCGAGGCCACATTGACTCGTTTTGCTGATCCACAAGCAGGGGAAACCGGGAAAATGAAACATCGCCGGATGGAACCCGCTTGGCTCATCCAACGATACCTCAAAGGATACATGGATCTGCTGATCGTCGATGAACTGCAACAATACAAAAACGAGTCGGGACAAGGCGTAGCAATGGGTAGTTTGGTCACCGCCTCCAAGCGTGTACTCGGATTAACGGGTACGCTCTCAGACGGTAAAGCAAGCT from Sulfoacidibacillus ferrooxidans encodes the following:
- a CDS encoding helicase-related protein, yielding MKEITCSSPYENITAKCHLMVSEQIPGQQKPRIIAAGIIDVDSAAKAISAKIATGRPVRYGDAQMATWQKKPMTCDTGGAYRFFRTNNGKKGAESSTHAMIVHKRVMEQREELERQKIKGNRILLAPDGDLVSRLGDVLLDEFAFPHLPEWFQAIYAELQKERLLTTLDVWTDPDVDVWRDLQAITLSDQLTDRRMQEIVSRLIQQGILNIPEGVTDAPAITEDITDTTSYLAEYAPHLATQIEEVVEPLHDLDRPLEKALATMQRVPFPAQAHTIQALINGMDHGKKAVFSISDMGTGKTIQALGVANVLWQRAKTSGKQGFVSFVLAPGVTIPKWVRDEIKATLPDAKIRVLENWHDTVAWIDEVRRNKFKKTNGLEFVLMGKDAAKLGVKRLPTLHWRRVRGTTQYDWHCPHCGELAIALENEEGNNEDLDAQQITWSRWALGDASTQAMTKGIPFREAKRIIHCAHCEATLTRFADPQAGETGKMKHRRMEPAWLIQRYLKGYMDLLIVDELQQYKNESGQGVAMGSLVTASKRVLGLTGTLSDGKASSLFAILARTDFSRLQAEGFDHNSSSRFVQRYGVLEEVIRYEDEISNAGGNTRGKVKSKQTKELPGLSPQLFVNHLADKTAFLELGDLGLPLVKIEEKPVFVQMDEEHLESYRHFHSMLDEKCKQLYMLGNTGAYASFIPSVINVANQPQLEIEAHEVSNFFVSDGSPSAKERQLIADVKAELAQHRRVMVYVTYSGEYAQDRRLVDVLETEDIPVRVMRSSVSADDRIEWIEQAVKDGVQVIVTNVSLVEVGVDLLDFPTLIFYQQTDKIATMRQASRRSWRIGQTQNCKVLHYVYENSYEVTQFQRNMAKRAHALLLEGRLDRSEMRTYMPADRLSVQTTALAAHLENVADLSDKWS